One part of the Pecten maximus chromosome 1, xPecMax1.1, whole genome shotgun sequence genome encodes these proteins:
- the LOC117326109 gene encoding uncharacterized protein LOC117326109 isoform X1, which yields MDVVTFRSAYKQLVTPVQEEGDEEDTDDSDESEECHSGTTRKSSCQSEVKETLVLNHHVITVTDESKDDLRRPLLDLRMPTLVTKAAFALPALEDMPPIHKKLRGLKRLEASPPRSLRDLRNIITTELTSVGKKLSRLERSYYGVGKSVQHEVDKYVMPIKGVMRMLTIFDMSSVSAIENAIKSGSDPKRYKGDPNNITLLKEAYAKVLTYVPDKFNEIIDFCNRILVVLEKYFVSFYDTDSDVYLETASHYEEQLRTWQKSIRGSLERVHKLQKDFKNGMIHFSMFTPPVATFCKRNECENVPFILIFADACTNIRAVMTVLKTWLQADENYPVFLRNDIDDMEKHKEDKVKLMRESKQRYHAVTYKLNQTELEWEKAATEVENMKEKEEALRIEADYLININAELQSEVEFKIFRRDELKKNSADFSPENFNETFDTLTDEIRFVKDRLPLVRRQLTAAQFKLEWMAEKKVCLAKIEKELQQLRRDANDVDQGRQQREDDVERLIKALELARRIHRYKTSTDVAEKIYFCLPIGHRHRAQSLQSLTPSEDTLSKVCVALSHYLDLEWMDLYRELPFFPKRGKQTIEKDISAISVESARGPRENRTLIALNRWRRHHTRAKTDDIMETLKRIKRLDILLEVDKIVNPPKIVEEVKETYVPPSVAPELVPFYREVERYDKLRAAHKVKTGRQ from the exons CTTCGTCGCCCGCTGCTGGACCTGCGCATGCCCACGTTAGTGACCAAGGCGGCGTTTGCACTGCCCGCCTTGGAAGACATGCCTCCAATCCATAAGAAGCTGCGAGGGCTAAAGCGCCTAGAAGCAAGCCCTCCAAGAAGTCTACGAGACTTGAGGAATATCATCACTACTGAACTGACAAGCGTCGGAAAGAAACTTTCGCGACTTGAGCGGTCTTACTACGGCGTTGGAAAGAGCGTGCAACATGAAGTTGACAAATACGTCATGCCAATAAAAGGAGTAATGCGCATGCTCACTATTTTTGATATGTCTTCCGTATCAGCGATTGAAAATGCCATAAAATCCGGAAGTGACCCCAAACGGTACAAAGGTGATCCAaacaatataacactgttaAAGGAAGCATACGCCAAAGTGCTGACGTATGTTCCTGACAAATTCAACGAAATCATCGACTTCTGTAACAGGATTCTAGTTGTGCTGGAGAAATATTTCGTAAGTTTCTACGATACAGACTCGGATGTCTATCTGGAGACGGCCTCACACTACGAAGAACAGTTACGAACCTGGCAGAAGAGTATCCGCGGGAGTCTGGAAAGGGTTCATAAACTTCAGAAGGACTTTAAAAACGGCATGATACACTTCAGTATGTTCACTCCTCCAGTTGCGACATTCTGTAAAAGGAACGAGTGTGAGAATGTCCCGTTTATCTTAATTTTCGCGGACGCATGTACAAACATACGTGCTGTAATGACCGTGCTGAAAACGTGGCTTCAGGCGGACGAGAACTACCCTGTGTTCCTACGCAATGATATCGACGATATGGAGAAGCACAAGGAGGATAAGGTCAAGCTTATGCGCGAGAGTAAACAACGGTATCACGCAGTCACATATAAACTAAATCAAACGGAACTTGAGTGGGAAAAGGCGGCCACCGAGGTGGAAAACATGAAAGAAAAGGAAGAGGCACTCCGAATAGAGGCCGATTACCTTATCAACATTAACGCAGAGTTACAATCGGAAGTAGAATTCAAGATATTCCGAAGAGATGAACTCAAAAAGAACAGTGCAGATTTTTCACCAGAAAACTTCAACGAGACGTTCGATACGTTGACCGATGAAATTCGCTTCGTCAAAGACAGATTGCCGTTAGTGAGGCGTCAGTTAACTGCAGCCCAGTTTAAACTAGAGTGGATGGCTGAAAAAAAGGTATGTTTGGCAAAAATTGAAAAAGAGCTGCAACAGCTAAGGCGGGATGCCAACGACGTGgatcaagggagacaacaacGCGAGGATGATGTTGAAAGGCTTATAAAGGCACTTGAATTGGCCAGACGAATACACAGATACAAAACCAGTACGGACGTGGCTGAGAAGATCTATTTCTGTCTCCCAATAGGACACCGACACCGAGCCCAGTCTCTGCAGTCTCTTACACCGAGCGAAG ATACGCTGTCAAAAGTTTGTGTGGCGCTGTCCCACTACCTTGACTTAGAGTGGATGGATCTATATAGAGAACTCCCGTTTTTCCCTAAGCGTGGTAAACAGACGATTGAGAAGGACATCAGCGCTATCAGTGTAGAAAGTGCTCGTGGTCCCCGCGAAAATCGCACGCTGATCGCACTGAACCGATGGAGACGCCATCACACCCGCGCAAAGACAGACGACATCATGGAAACCCTAAAGAGAATAaaacgattagacattttaTTGGAAGTAGACAAGATAGTGAACCCTCCGAAGATAGTGGAGGAGGTGAAAGAGACGTATGTTCCTCCATCAGTGGCACCGGAACTCGTGCCATTTTATAGAGAGGTGGAACGGTATGATAAACTCCGGGCGGCACATAAAGTGAAGACAGGCCGTCAGTAA
- the LOC117326109 gene encoding uncharacterized protein LOC117326109 isoform X3, which produces MPTLVTKAAFALPALEDMPPIHKKLRGLKRLEASPPRSLRDLRNIITTELTSVGKKLSRLERSYYGVGKSVQHEVDKYVMPIKGVMRMLTIFDMSSVSAIENAIKSGSDPKRYKGDPNNITLLKEAYAKVLTYVPDKFNEIIDFCNRILVVLEKYFVSFYDTDSDVYLETASHYEEQLRTWQKSIRGSLERVHKLQKDFKNGMIHFSMFTPPVATFCKRNECENVPFILIFADACTNIRAVMTVLKTWLQADENYPVFLRNDIDDMEKHKEDKVKLMRESKQRYHAVTYKLNQTELEWEKAATEVENMKEKEEALRIEADYLININAELQSEVEFKIFRRDELKKNSADFSPENFNETFDTLTDEIRFVKDRLPLVRRQLTAAQFKLEWMAEKKVCLAKIEKELQQLRRDANDVDQGRQQREDDVERLIKALELARRIHRYKTSTDVAEKIYFCLPIGHRHRAQSLQSLTPSEDTLSKVCVALSHYLDLEWMDLYRELPFFPKRGKQTIEKDISAISVESARGPRENRTLIALNRWRRHHTRAKTDDIMETLKRIKRLDILLEVDKIVNPPKIVEEVKETYVPPSVAPELVPFYREVERYDKLRAAHKVKTGRQ; this is translated from the exons ATGCCCACGTTAGTGACCAAGGCGGCGTTTGCACTGCCCGCCTTGGAAGACATGCCTCCAATCCATAAGAAGCTGCGAGGGCTAAAGCGCCTAGAAGCAAGCCCTCCAAGAAGTCTACGAGACTTGAGGAATATCATCACTACTGAACTGACAAGCGTCGGAAAGAAACTTTCGCGACTTGAGCGGTCTTACTACGGCGTTGGAAAGAGCGTGCAACATGAAGTTGACAAATACGTCATGCCAATAAAAGGAGTAATGCGCATGCTCACTATTTTTGATATGTCTTCCGTATCAGCGATTGAAAATGCCATAAAATCCGGAAGTGACCCCAAACGGTACAAAGGTGATCCAaacaatataacactgttaAAGGAAGCATACGCCAAAGTGCTGACGTATGTTCCTGACAAATTCAACGAAATCATCGACTTCTGTAACAGGATTCTAGTTGTGCTGGAGAAATATTTCGTAAGTTTCTACGATACAGACTCGGATGTCTATCTGGAGACGGCCTCACACTACGAAGAACAGTTACGAACCTGGCAGAAGAGTATCCGCGGGAGTCTGGAAAGGGTTCATAAACTTCAGAAGGACTTTAAAAACGGCATGATACACTTCAGTATGTTCACTCCTCCAGTTGCGACATTCTGTAAAAGGAACGAGTGTGAGAATGTCCCGTTTATCTTAATTTTCGCGGACGCATGTACAAACATACGTGCTGTAATGACCGTGCTGAAAACGTGGCTTCAGGCGGACGAGAACTACCCTGTGTTCCTACGCAATGATATCGACGATATGGAGAAGCACAAGGAGGATAAGGTCAAGCTTATGCGCGAGAGTAAACAACGGTATCACGCAGTCACATATAAACTAAATCAAACGGAACTTGAGTGGGAAAAGGCGGCCACCGAGGTGGAAAACATGAAAGAAAAGGAAGAGGCACTCCGAATAGAGGCCGATTACCTTATCAACATTAACGCAGAGTTACAATCGGAAGTAGAATTCAAGATATTCCGAAGAGATGAACTCAAAAAGAACAGTGCAGATTTTTCACCAGAAAACTTCAACGAGACGTTCGATACGTTGACCGATGAAATTCGCTTCGTCAAAGACAGATTGCCGTTAGTGAGGCGTCAGTTAACTGCAGCCCAGTTTAAACTAGAGTGGATGGCTGAAAAAAAGGTATGTTTGGCAAAAATTGAAAAAGAGCTGCAACAGCTAAGGCGGGATGCCAACGACGTGgatcaagggagacaacaacGCGAGGATGATGTTGAAAGGCTTATAAAGGCACTTGAATTGGCCAGACGAATACACAGATACAAAACCAGTACGGACGTGGCTGAGAAGATCTATTTCTGTCTCCCAATAGGACACCGACACCGAGCCCAGTCTCTGCAGTCTCTTACACCGAGCGAAG ATACGCTGTCAAAAGTTTGTGTGGCGCTGTCCCACTACCTTGACTTAGAGTGGATGGATCTATATAGAGAACTCCCGTTTTTCCCTAAGCGTGGTAAACAGACGATTGAGAAGGACATCAGCGCTATCAGTGTAGAAAGTGCTCGTGGTCCCCGCGAAAATCGCACGCTGATCGCACTGAACCGATGGAGACGCCATCACACCCGCGCAAAGACAGACGACATCATGGAAACCCTAAAGAGAATAaaacgattagacattttaTTGGAAGTAGACAAGATAGTGAACCCTCCGAAGATAGTGGAGGAGGTGAAAGAGACGTATGTTCCTCCATCAGTGGCACCGGAACTCGTGCCATTTTATAGAGAGGTGGAACGGTATGATAAACTCCGGGCGGCACATAAAGTGAAGACAGGCCGTCAGTAA
- the LOC117326109 gene encoding uncharacterized protein LOC117326109 isoform X2, producing MEIKLRRPLLDLRMPTLVTKAAFALPALEDMPPIHKKLRGLKRLEASPPRSLRDLRNIITTELTSVGKKLSRLERSYYGVGKSVQHEVDKYVMPIKGVMRMLTIFDMSSVSAIENAIKSGSDPKRYKGDPNNITLLKEAYAKVLTYVPDKFNEIIDFCNRILVVLEKYFVSFYDTDSDVYLETASHYEEQLRTWQKSIRGSLERVHKLQKDFKNGMIHFSMFTPPVATFCKRNECENVPFILIFADACTNIRAVMTVLKTWLQADENYPVFLRNDIDDMEKHKEDKVKLMRESKQRYHAVTYKLNQTELEWEKAATEVENMKEKEEALRIEADYLININAELQSEVEFKIFRRDELKKNSADFSPENFNETFDTLTDEIRFVKDRLPLVRRQLTAAQFKLEWMAEKKVCLAKIEKELQQLRRDANDVDQGRQQREDDVERLIKALELARRIHRYKTSTDVAEKIYFCLPIGHRHRAQSLQSLTPSEDTLSKVCVALSHYLDLEWMDLYRELPFFPKRGKQTIEKDISAISVESARGPRENRTLIALNRWRRHHTRAKTDDIMETLKRIKRLDILLEVDKIVNPPKIVEEVKETYVPPSVAPELVPFYREVERYDKLRAAHKVKTGRQ from the exons CTTCGTCGCCCGCTGCTGGACCTGCGCATGCCCACGTTAGTGACCAAGGCGGCGTTTGCACTGCCCGCCTTGGAAGACATGCCTCCAATCCATAAGAAGCTGCGAGGGCTAAAGCGCCTAGAAGCAAGCCCTCCAAGAAGTCTACGAGACTTGAGGAATATCATCACTACTGAACTGACAAGCGTCGGAAAGAAACTTTCGCGACTTGAGCGGTCTTACTACGGCGTTGGAAAGAGCGTGCAACATGAAGTTGACAAATACGTCATGCCAATAAAAGGAGTAATGCGCATGCTCACTATTTTTGATATGTCTTCCGTATCAGCGATTGAAAATGCCATAAAATCCGGAAGTGACCCCAAACGGTACAAAGGTGATCCAaacaatataacactgttaAAGGAAGCATACGCCAAAGTGCTGACGTATGTTCCTGACAAATTCAACGAAATCATCGACTTCTGTAACAGGATTCTAGTTGTGCTGGAGAAATATTTCGTAAGTTTCTACGATACAGACTCGGATGTCTATCTGGAGACGGCCTCACACTACGAAGAACAGTTACGAACCTGGCAGAAGAGTATCCGCGGGAGTCTGGAAAGGGTTCATAAACTTCAGAAGGACTTTAAAAACGGCATGATACACTTCAGTATGTTCACTCCTCCAGTTGCGACATTCTGTAAAAGGAACGAGTGTGAGAATGTCCCGTTTATCTTAATTTTCGCGGACGCATGTACAAACATACGTGCTGTAATGACCGTGCTGAAAACGTGGCTTCAGGCGGACGAGAACTACCCTGTGTTCCTACGCAATGATATCGACGATATGGAGAAGCACAAGGAGGATAAGGTCAAGCTTATGCGCGAGAGTAAACAACGGTATCACGCAGTCACATATAAACTAAATCAAACGGAACTTGAGTGGGAAAAGGCGGCCACCGAGGTGGAAAACATGAAAGAAAAGGAAGAGGCACTCCGAATAGAGGCCGATTACCTTATCAACATTAACGCAGAGTTACAATCGGAAGTAGAATTCAAGATATTCCGAAGAGATGAACTCAAAAAGAACAGTGCAGATTTTTCACCAGAAAACTTCAACGAGACGTTCGATACGTTGACCGATGAAATTCGCTTCGTCAAAGACAGATTGCCGTTAGTGAGGCGTCAGTTAACTGCAGCCCAGTTTAAACTAGAGTGGATGGCTGAAAAAAAGGTATGTTTGGCAAAAATTGAAAAAGAGCTGCAACAGCTAAGGCGGGATGCCAACGACGTGgatcaagggagacaacaacGCGAGGATGATGTTGAAAGGCTTATAAAGGCACTTGAATTGGCCAGACGAATACACAGATACAAAACCAGTACGGACGTGGCTGAGAAGATCTATTTCTGTCTCCCAATAGGACACCGACACCGAGCCCAGTCTCTGCAGTCTCTTACACCGAGCGAAG ATACGCTGTCAAAAGTTTGTGTGGCGCTGTCCCACTACCTTGACTTAGAGTGGATGGATCTATATAGAGAACTCCCGTTTTTCCCTAAGCGTGGTAAACAGACGATTGAGAAGGACATCAGCGCTATCAGTGTAGAAAGTGCTCGTGGTCCCCGCGAAAATCGCACGCTGATCGCACTGAACCGATGGAGACGCCATCACACCCGCGCAAAGACAGACGACATCATGGAAACCCTAAAGAGAATAaaacgattagacattttaTTGGAAGTAGACAAGATAGTGAACCCTCCGAAGATAGTGGAGGAGGTGAAAGAGACGTATGTTCCTCCATCAGTGGCACCGGAACTCGTGCCATTTTATAGAGAGGTGGAACGGTATGATAAACTCCGGGCGGCACATAAAGTGAAGACAGGCCGTCAGTAA